From one Branchiostoma floridae strain S238N-H82 chromosome 3, Bfl_VNyyK, whole genome shotgun sequence genomic stretch:
- the LOC118411696 gene encoding short transient receptor potential channel 5-like has protein sequence MDERFLGLVRNNDVVGVSVVLLEGIVCSDACPNLGTLRDEFGRSVLELAVDRGSHEVAEVLLDHSVPMGDALLYAVDREDIRAVKMLFKTALRNDIDRSDDVDTKLGSSAFPSYMTPVMLAAQKNNYPILKILLDAGFPKPEPDDYHWTASIGNGRAWLDAYRAVCSPSYILLTSTDPFRTAFRTAKVLRDVCWKRENYRPQLEELADQCETFAVELLGEVRTTKEIETILGHLCNPEDSPSGKAVCTLQMAVDLEMKQFVTHPLSVDHVDIMTYRELIGFHRYFTGWEKWSSAHALCVTTAIGLAYPLLCLAHLIAPKSKLHVFSSQSTVADDWARKANENSFQPVAVADVLFSIFTIVVFMRAIQEWPAIAETAGKIIYALHHVVEVLVLANLLIAIISNSYTRAEEVKRTDWGFEVVKNSLHYLQVDVTLPPPFTLIMSTLLSTRLSHHCQRNKIAATKRL, from the exons ATGGATGAACGTTTTCTGGGTCTTGTCCGTAATAACGACGTGGTGGGAGTCTCTGTGGTCCTTCTAGAGGGCATCGTTTGCTCAGACGCCTGTCCGAACCTCGGGACACTTCGGGACGAGTTCGGCAGGTCTGTCCTGGAGCTGGCCGTGGACAGGGGGTCGCACGAAGTGGCCGAGGTTTTGTTAGACCACAGCGTACCCATGGGAGATGCGCTTCTGTACGCAGTAGACCGGGAGGATATTAGAGCTGTGAAAATGCTGTTTAAGACAGCCTTGAGAAACGACATAGACCGATCAGATGACGTGGATACTAAG CTGGGTAGTAGCGCCTTCCCCAGCTACATGACACCTGTCATGCTGGCGGCCCAAAAGAACAACTACCCAATCCTGAAGATTCTACTGGACGCCGGTTTCCCAAAACCTGAACCAGACGACTACCATTGGACCGCCAGTATCGGTAACGGCAGGGCGTGGCTCGATGCGTACCGTGCCGTGTGCAGTCCGTCCTACATCCTACTGACTAGTACGGATCCGTTCCGGACGGCATTCCGGACCGCAAAG gTGTTACGAGATGTGTGCTGGAAGCGGGAGAACTACCGGCCGCAGCTGGAGGAGCTGGCGGACCAGTGTGAGACATTTGCCGTCGAGCTTCTAGGAGAGGTGCGTACGACGAAGGAAATCGAGACCATTCTCGGTCACCTCTGTAACCCAGAGGACTCTCCGTCCGGAAAAGCCGTCTGTACTCTCCAGATGGCCGTGGATCTCGAGATGAAACAG TTCGTGACGCATCCACTTTCCGTTGATCACGTCGACATCATGACGTACCGAGAGCTCATTGGCTTCCATCGGTACTTCACGGGCTGGGAGAAGTGGTCCTCCGCCCATGCGCTGTGCGTCACGACGGCCATCGGGCTTGCCTACCCGTTGCTGTGCCTAGCACATCTCATAGCGCCTAAGTCAAAG CTACACGTCTTCTCCAGCCAGAGCACGGTGGCGGATGACTGGGCCCGAAAAGCGAACGAGAACAGCTTCCAGCCGGTCGCCGTCGCCGATGTGCTTTTCTCCATCTTCACGATAGTCGTGTTTATGAGGGCC ATACAAGAGTGGCCTGCTATCGCCGAGACAGCGGGGAAAATTATCTACGCCCTGCATCACGTGGTCGAGGTGCTGGTCCTCGCCAACCTGCTCATCGCCATCATCAGCAACTCTTACACCAGAGCAGAG GAAGTAAAACGCACTGACTGGGGTTTTGAAGTGGTGAAAAACTCGCTGCACTACCTGCAGGTGGACGTGACCCTACCGCCACCGTTCACCCTGATAAT GAGCACACTGCTGTCCACCCGTCTCAGCCACCACTGTCAACGAAACAAGATAGCTGCTACAAA GAGGTTGTAG
- the LOC118412072 gene encoding organic solute transporter subunit alpha-like isoform X3, with protein sequence MCDQSSTLPNQTKTPQTIGTQPDVTFLGYARLSTIWSCDKDRGYLKQGSLVHELSRDNMANCSDEVPFSADILALAGRDLTVRALLSTATVCFALTFGLYAEECYSLNKRVPDPLRRNKLLIVLGLFPMFSMTSLVTLWVPRASLYSNFLSTGYLSVSMLVFFSLLTDYHGGKKLLLEEMSETDIKFNTPPCCCCCLCIPKSKLTRKGYGHLRILVLQYTIVRPLLEYIGDVAGADGTLNDAQISVQGAFVWLTILRLLSTLVCMYGCMVIYQNVREMEKFQHVNIRPKFMIVQLVLLISNMQTALLSILSTAGAIPCNPDTLFPVRSRANALNHLLVVFEMLLLGLLARRLYLQEYATLQRGGNHTPTATEGVTNPAMEAENGEVQTDDVKAQG encoded by the exons ATGTGTGATCAATCAAGTACCTTGCCCAACCAGACCAAAACACCACAGACCATAGGCACGCAACCAGACGTTACTTTTCTTGGTTACGCTCGTCTCTCTACCATATGGAGCTGTGACAAAGATAGGGGCTACCTGAAGCAAGGCTCACTTGTTCATGAACTCAGCAGAGACAACATGGCGAACTGTTCGGACGAGGTGCCGTTCTCAGCAGACATTCTAGCGT TGGCGGGAAGAGACCTAACCGTACGCGCCCTCCTCAGCACTGCGACCGTGTGTTTCGCGTTAACGTTCGGCCTGTACGCGGAGGAGTGTTACTCCCTCAACAAACGTGTTCCGGACCCACTGCGGAGGAACAAGCTACTCATCGTGCTGGGGCTATTTCCA ATGTTCAGTATGACGTCATTGGTGACCTTGTGGGTGCCAAGGGCAAGCCTTTACTCCAACTTCTTATCAACGGG GTACCTGTCAGTGTCCATGCTGGTGTTCTTCAGTCTGCTAACGGACTATCATGGCGGGAAAAAGCTCCTGCTGGAGGAGATGTCGGAAACTGACATCAAGTTCAACACGCCAccttgctgctgttgttgtctcTGCATCCCCAAGTCTAAGCTAACCAG GAAGGGGTACGGGCACCTGCGGATCCTTGTGCTGCAGTACACTATCGTGCGCCCCCTACTGGAATACATCGGAGATGTAGCCGGGGCCGACGGGACACTGAACGATGCTCAG ATCTCAGTCCAGGGTGCGTTCGTGTGGCTGACCATACTGCGGCTGTTGTCCACCTTGGTGTGCATGTACGGCTGCATGGTGATCTACCAGAACGTCAGGGAGATGGAGAAATTTCAACACGTCAACATCAGGCCCAAATTTATGAT AGTACAGCTGGTGCTGCTGATCTCTAACATGCAAACGGCTCTCCTGTCCATCTTGTCGACTGCAGGCGCCATACCGTGTAACCCTGACACCCTCTTCCCTGTGAGAAGCAGGGCTAACG CTCTGAACCATTTGCTCGTCGTCTTTGAGATGTTGTTGCTAGGGCTTCTCGCTAGGCGGCTCTACCTACAAGAATACGCCACCCTG
- the LOC118412072 gene encoding organic solute transporter subunit alpha-like isoform X2, with product MCDQSSTLPNQTKTPQTIGTQPDVTFLGYARLSTIWSCDKDRGYLKQGSLVHELSRDNMANCSDEVPFSADILALAGRDLTVRALLSTATVCFALTFGLYAEECYSLNKRVPDPLRRNKLLIVLGLFPMFSMTSLVTLWVPRASLYSNFLSTGYLSVSMLVFFSLLTDYHGGKKLLLEEMSETDIKFNTPPCCCCCLCIPKSKLTRKGYGHLRILVLQYTIVRPLLEYIGDVAGADGTLNDAQISVQGAFVWLTILRLLSTLVCMYGCMVIYQNVREMEKFQHVNIRPKFMIVQLVLLISNMQTALLSILSTAGAIPCNPDTLFPVRSRANALNHLLVVFEMLLLGLLARRLYLQEYATLQRGGNHTPTATEGVTNPAMEAENGEVQTDDVKAQGSGV from the exons ATGTGTGATCAATCAAGTACCTTGCCCAACCAGACCAAAACACCACAGACCATAGGCACGCAACCAGACGTTACTTTTCTTGGTTACGCTCGTCTCTCTACCATATGGAGCTGTGACAAAGATAGGGGCTACCTGAAGCAAGGCTCACTTGTTCATGAACTCAGCAGAGACAACATGGCGAACTGTTCGGACGAGGTGCCGTTCTCAGCAGACATTCTAGCGT TGGCGGGAAGAGACCTAACCGTACGCGCCCTCCTCAGCACTGCGACCGTGTGTTTCGCGTTAACGTTCGGCCTGTACGCGGAGGAGTGTTACTCCCTCAACAAACGTGTTCCGGACCCACTGCGGAGGAACAAGCTACTCATCGTGCTGGGGCTATTTCCA ATGTTCAGTATGACGTCATTGGTGACCTTGTGGGTGCCAAGGGCAAGCCTTTACTCCAACTTCTTATCAACGGG GTACCTGTCAGTGTCCATGCTGGTGTTCTTCAGTCTGCTAACGGACTATCATGGCGGGAAAAAGCTCCTGCTGGAGGAGATGTCGGAAACTGACATCAAGTTCAACACGCCAccttgctgctgttgttgtctcTGCATCCCCAAGTCTAAGCTAACCAG GAAGGGGTACGGGCACCTGCGGATCCTTGTGCTGCAGTACACTATCGTGCGCCCCCTACTGGAATACATCGGAGATGTAGCCGGGGCCGACGGGACACTGAACGATGCTCAG ATCTCAGTCCAGGGTGCGTTCGTGTGGCTGACCATACTGCGGCTGTTGTCCACCTTGGTGTGCATGTACGGCTGCATGGTGATCTACCAGAACGTCAGGGAGATGGAGAAATTTCAACACGTCAACATCAGGCCCAAATTTATGAT AGTACAGCTGGTGCTGCTGATCTCTAACATGCAAACGGCTCTCCTGTCCATCTTGTCGACTGCAGGCGCCATACCGTGTAACCCTGACACCCTCTTCCCTGTGAGAAGCAGGGCTAACG CTCTGAACCATTTGCTCGTCGTCTTTGAGATGTTGTTGCTAGGGCTTCTCGCTAGGCGGCTCTACCTACAAGAATACGCCACCCTG
- the LOC118410717 gene encoding short transient receptor potential channel 5-like, with protein sequence MYWTYSWLALLILLLVESQSYRVGPAEIDSIVQGTPASSAPISVTAVLIMIWVIDIGWKELKEVLREGLWNHFKQLWNILDFLMVALYLAQFALRLVAIFKLHVFSSQSTVADDWARKANENNFQPVAVADVLFSIFTIVVFIRAVSLFTFHPFLGMLLISIGRMFGDIVKFVSMGGLVTFAFACGLNQLYWFYGTMHEYLCTNYSQSNLQTVDCSQSLGFNTLFNSLQSLFWTWFGMTDLSTVELRPGNSPVDVFQIQEWPAIAETAGKVIYALHHVVEVLVLANLLIAIISDSYTRAEEVKRTDWGFEVVKNSLHYLQVDVSLPPPFTLIMSVRNGLARALSALCGRHNKLSHSATDEHTAVHPSQPPLATKQETCYKEVVGSLVTRYLLRKERRLES encoded by the exons ATGTACTGGACCTACTCGTGGCTGGCTCTGCTGATACTCCTGCTGGTGGAGTCCCAGTCCTACCGGGTTGGGCCAGCAGAGATAGACAGTATCGTGCAAGGAACTCCAGCGTCTTCTGCACCTATATCTGTAACTGCAGTGTTGATCATGATATGGGTCATCG ATATAGGATGGAAGGAGTTGAAGGAGGTGCTAAGAGAAGGCTTGTGGAACCACTTCAAACAGTTGTGGAACATCCTGGACTTCCTGATGGTTGCCCTCTATCTGGCACAGTTTGCTCTAAGGCTCGTAGCAATTTTCAAG CTACACGTCTTCTCCAGTCAGAGCACGGTAGCCGACGACTGGGCCCGAAAGGCGAACGAGAACAACTTCCAACCGGTCGCCGTCGCCGATGTGCTTTTCTCCATCTTCACGATAGTCGTGTTTATAAGGGCCGTGTCTCTCTTCACTTTTCACCCCTTTCTCGGCATGCTGCTGATCTCCATTGGAAGGATGTTTGGGGACATCGTGAAGTTCGTCTCTATGGGTGGACTGGTGACGTTCGCGTTTGCGTGCGGTTTGAACCAGCTGTACTGGTTCTATGGGACCATGCACGAGTACCTCTGCACCAACTACTCACAGAGCAACCTGCAGACGGTGGACTGCTCTCAGTCACTTGGGTTTAACAC GTTGTTCAACTCCCTGCAGTCCCTGTTCTGGACGTGGTTTGGCATGACGGATCTGTCTACAGTGGAGTTGAGACCAGGTAACAGTCCTGTAGACGTATTCCAGATACAAGAGTGGCCTGCTATCGCCGAGACAGCCGGGAAAGTGATCTACGCCCTGCATCACGTGGTCGAGGTGCTGGTCCTCGCCAACCTGCTCATCGCCATCATCAGCGACTCGTACACCAGAGCAGAG GAAGTAAAACGCACTGACTGGGGATTTGAAGTGGTGAAAAACTCGCTGCACTACCTGCAAGTTGACGTGTCCCTACCGCCACCGTTCACCCTGATAATGTCTGTGAGGAACGGTCTTGCTCGTGCGCTGTCTGCACTGTGTGGTCGACACAACAAGCTTTCTCACTCAGCCACAGAT GAGCACACTGCTGTCCACCCGTCTCAACCACCACTGGCAACGAAACAAGAAACCTGCTACAAA GAGGTTGTAGGTAGTCTGGTGACAAGGTATTTGCTTCGGAAGGAAAGGCGACTGGAATCATAG